DNA from Corynebacterium stationis:
TTCAATGTCTGCGCACCCGACATTCTCTACCCGCAAGATTTTGCCGATATCATCGATCACGGCCACTTCATAGAGGTTCCGCCCACAGTGGCGCGGGCGACTGTGGCCGCCGCCCATAAAGCTGGAACGCTAGCCGCAGACGCCGGCTGGATTGATATGGCAATGCAGGTGCCAATGATGGACAACTCCCGCGCGGTGAACCAATTGGGTTGGCGGCCACAGCACAGTGCAGCCGATGCTCTGCGCGAACTGCTTGGTGCCCTACGCAGCGGGCAAGGAACTTCGTCTTTACCCCTGCGACCTCGCGACCGAGATCCTGCTGTGCCCTCAGGTGAGATTCCCGAGGAGATGTCTCGGGAGCTCCTCCAGTTATATCTCTCCGATCACTTGACCGGGGCAACAGCCGGCGTTGAACGAATGAACCGGATGGCACACGACTACGTAGACACTCCCATGTTCGCGACGCTCTCTGCCTTGGCCGTGGAAATCCGCACGGAGCAAGTGTTCTTAAAAAATCTCATCCAACAACTAGGCCTCAAGCAGATGCCATACCGGCAGGCCATGGCAAACGTCGCAGAAAAAGCAGGCAGGCTAAAGGGCAACGGGCGGGCAGTAACCCGCTCTCCTATGACAATGCTGCTCGAGACTGAGCTGATGCGCAGCGCAGTAGTCGGCAAGGAGGGAGGTTGGCAAACTCTAATTGATTACGCGGAAAAAATGGACATGGATCCCGTGCCCTTCACAAAGCTTCGCGATAAGGTCCACGATCAGCTTGTGGCTTTGGATGAAGTACACGCTTATGCGCGGTCGCGAGCATTCTTGGAAACCCGTAAAACCTATAAAGACCAAACAGACAGACCTGAAAATAGGAGAAGGACATGACTGACCCGAAGAAAAAGGCCGAAGAAGAGAACCTCGATCCTAATAAGAGAGGAAGTGGCGATATAGATTCCGCGGGCCCCTACACTGATGAAGAGCTGGTGGAAGAATGGGAATTTGAGTCTTTTCCAGCTAGCGATCCTCCTCAGAACTACTAATCAACTTGGCTCTCACTGACATCCCCCACCGGATTTCCGATTTAGCCGTCCAATACGGCTTTACTATCGCAGTCGCAGAATCCTTGACTGGTGGCAAAATCAATAGCCGAAACCTGCTCACCTAGTTAAGCCATTCTTCAATCATCTAAGGAGAAAAAATGAAAGCGTTGACCTGGCAAGGAAAACGAAATGTAAGTGTAGAAACCGTACCTGATCCGGAGCTTAAAACCTCCACGGATGCCATTATCGAGGTGACATCCACTGCTATTTGCGGTTCAGACCTTCATCTCTATGAGGTACTTGGACCTTTCATGGATCCTGGCGACATCATAGGTCATGAACCGATGGGGAGAGTCGTCGAAGCAGGATCAGGAACCCATCTGAAAGAGGGAGATCGTGTAGTAATTCCTTTCACTATCTCTTGTGGTACCTGCTGGATGTGTAAACGCGGATTGTATTCGCAATGCGAAACGACCCAAGTGACTGAGCAGGGCTCTGGAGCGAAGCTTTTTGGCTACTCCCGTCTGTATGGTTCTGTGCCCGGCGCGCAAGCACAATACCTCCGAGTTCCGCACGCCGATTTCGGCCCTATTAAAGTTGGAAACGAACTGCCAGACCACCGCTACCTCTTCCTCAGCGATGTCCTGCCAACTGCATGGCAAGCCGTGAAGTACGCCGGTGTACGTGAAGGAGATACACTCGCGGTTTTCGGATTAGGGCCTATCGGACAAATGTCGGCCCGCATCGGGCGGCATTTGGGTGCGCGAGTTTTTGGCATCGATCCGGTTCCCGAGCGCCGTGAAATGGCTGCACGCCATGGCATCGAAGTATTCGATTTCAATGAAGATACTAATGCTGCCATCCGAGACGCCACTGAGGGCCGCGGCCCTGATTCTGTAGTTGATGCGGTAGGGATGGAAGCTCACGGTTCCCCTGTCGGCAAACTTGCTCACCAGGCCGTCGGAGCGTTGCCGGATGCTGTCGGTCGAAAGATGATGGAACACGCCGGCTTGGATCGTCTCTCTGCCGTGCATTCAGCTATCGACTTGGTACGCCGCGGGGGAACCATTTCCCTCTCCGGAGTCTACGGCGGACAAGCTAGTCCGATGCCGTTGCTTAAGCTCTTCGACAAACAAATTCAACTCCGTATGGGCCAGTGCAACGTGAAAAGGTGGATCGACGACCTTTTACCGCTAGTGGAGGATTCGGCTGATCCGCTAGGCGTAGATGACTTGGTCACACACCGCGTCCCACTTATCGACGCCCCAGCGGCTTATGAGAAGTTCCAGAAGAAGGAAGACGGCTGCATTAAGGTCGTGCTAGATCCACACTCCGCCGAAGAAGTCACTGCGGGTTCCCCACTCGATTGATAGAAATTCTCCACAATGTCCGCTAGAACCGTAGCCGATCTTATCGTTGATTGGCTACGGACTTGGGACGCAATCCGGGTTTACGCCTATGCTGGCGACGGTAATAAACCTTTACTCGGCCTGTTCCGCCGCGCTGAACAGGCTCCTGAGTTCATCTCCTCTCGCCATGAGAAGGGCGGAGCATGAATGGCAGTAGGAGAGCCTAAATACGGCGGTGGCGTCGGGGGTCACTTCGACACCAAGATCAGGCGCGGTACAGCTACTGACCGGGCTCTACGATGCCAAGCTAGACTGCGCCCCGTCGTAGCGCTCGTAGCCCAGCAACATCGCTCAGTGCTCGGCTTCAGTTACCAGTAGGAAAATGATCTGCAAAACCCCTTCACTGGCGTCGCTTCCCCGGTCGTATGGTCGGTGGTCTCCCCCGAGCAATTGCCGATGGTGCTGGGTCGCGCTTTCGCTCCGCGCTGGCGAACCGTAAACCAGGCGTAGTTATTTTGCCGCATGATGTACAGCATGCTGAAGAACCTCATCTCGGGCAATGCCATAGTGGGGTCGTGACGGCCCGGGCTGGGCTTCCGGCACATGCATCCTCAAAGCATAGGTCTCAACCTGACGGTCGAAGTTCTCGCCCGAGTTACGAAGTTACCCTTTTTCGTCGGTCGGGGTGCCAGCTAGGCGCAGGTACTCCAAGACCTCGACACCCTCGTCATAATTGAGCCCAAGGACCCGTGGACCGCGTTTCATTCCGCGTCGAGCCAAGGCAGTGCAATTCGGTGTAGATCATGCGATGATTGGCAACCGCTACCCTGTTGCTGTCGGATTAGTCGGAGACACTGGGCCTTTCAGCCGTGCCCGGTTAGAGCGACTGCCGAAGCGCGCGCCGTCGACATGGCGTTCAACGGTACAGAAGATGGTAGAACAGGGCTGAGATATCACCCGGCTCCGTTCCGAGGAATCA
Protein-coding regions in this window:
- a CDS encoding NAD-dependent epimerase/dehydratase family protein, with product MRVVITGATGNHGTAVLKALHSTPEITHITGIARRLPDTDSEPYAGCEWKTVDIAAASTATDAITELTDIFRGADAVIHLAWLIQPNERRELLHRVNVEGTRRVTEAIAAAGVPHLVVASSVGAYSPDPTRETDGTLPLRDENWPATGITSSHYSSDKADQERVLNDFSVLHPDVVITRLRPGLTFQADAAAEIQRYFIGSAIPDQALKMTPPVLPLPKGLAAQAVHADDLGKAYALAVVKKAGGAFNVCAPDILYPQDFADIIDHGHFIEVPPTVARATVAAAHKAGTLAADAGWIDMAMQVPMMDNSRAVNQLGWRPQHSAADALRELLGALRSGQGTSSLPLRPRDRDPAVPSGEIPEEMSRELLQLYLSDHLTGATAGVERMNRMAHDYVDTPMFATLSALAVEIRTEQVFLKNLIQQLGLKQMPYRQAMANVAEKAGRLKGNGRAVTRSPMTMLLETELMRSAVVGKEGGWQTLIDYAEKMDMDPVPFTKLRDKVHDQLVALDEVHAYARSRAFLETRKTYKDQTDRPENRRRT
- a CDS encoding zinc-dependent alcohol dehydrogenase, with product MKALTWQGKRNVSVETVPDPELKTSTDAIIEVTSTAICGSDLHLYEVLGPFMDPGDIIGHEPMGRVVEAGSGTHLKEGDRVVIPFTISCGTCWMCKRGLYSQCETTQVTEQGSGAKLFGYSRLYGSVPGAQAQYLRVPHADFGPIKVGNELPDHRYLFLSDVLPTAWQAVKYAGVREGDTLAVFGLGPIGQMSARIGRHLGARVFGIDPVPERREMAARHGIEVFDFNEDTNAAIRDATEGRGPDSVVDAVGMEAHGSPVGKLAHQAVGALPDAVGRKMMEHAGLDRLSAVHSAIDLVRRGGTISLSGVYGGQASPMPLLKLFDKQIQLRMGQCNVKRWIDDLLPLVEDSADPLGVDDLVTHRVPLIDAPAAYEKFQKKEDGCIKVVLDPHSAEEVTAGSPLD